One region of Niallia sp. Man26 genomic DNA includes:
- a CDS encoding NAD(P)/FAD-dependent oxidoreductase: protein MSLEALNERVKTDLSYINFGGPDWMKPRSHKNGHVYDTVIIGGGQSGLGIAFGLLRERISNILVLDENPEGYEGPWDTYARMITLRTPKNLTSIDLGIPSLTFRAWWEAQAGVEGWEQLDKIPRGDWMDYLRWYRRILNLPVINDTKLQLIEPLGEGLHCLHVCKQGNVQEKLLARKVILATGIQGGGEWHVPSFLSESLPKSLYAHTSESIDFTELKGKKLAVLGGGASAFDNANYALQKGAGEVHVFVRRKELPRINPIRQMEVSGMIERYPAFSDAEKYAGMAHFFKLNQPPTNDIFERASNWPGFHLHLGSPWLEVKEEQGAAVVTTPQSKAKFDFLIISTGLITDPALRPELKLVEKHITRWKDYYQAPKDIANPTIDAHPYLSNGFSFISKDKAGEALLYGLFAFNYSALISCGLSASALSGMRYGIPRIVSAVADELFLDDRKQKLHDFLSYDVEEFAGVWPKKESAASTLN, encoded by the coding sequence ATGAGCTTAGAGGCACTAAATGAACGAGTAAAAACGGATTTATCTTATATAAATTTTGGCGGACCAGATTGGATGAAGCCCCGTTCTCATAAGAATGGTCATGTTTATGACACAGTCATCATCGGCGGTGGACAATCAGGATTAGGAATTGCATTTGGTCTGCTGCGGGAACGGATCAGTAATATTCTCGTCCTAGACGAAAACCCTGAAGGCTATGAAGGTCCTTGGGATACGTACGCAAGAATGATTACATTGCGCACACCGAAAAATTTAACATCCATTGACCTTGGCATCCCTTCCTTAACCTTCCGGGCATGGTGGGAGGCTCAGGCAGGAGTGGAGGGCTGGGAACAGCTTGATAAAATCCCTCGGGGAGATTGGATGGATTATTTACGCTGGTATCGCAGAATCTTAAATCTACCTGTTATTAATGACACAAAGCTCCAACTCATTGAACCGCTTGGTGAGGGATTGCATTGCCTCCATGTTTGCAAACAAGGGAATGTTCAGGAAAAGCTGTTGGCGCGAAAAGTCATCCTTGCAACTGGAATTCAAGGCGGCGGTGAGTGGCATGTACCTTCCTTCTTATCAGAATCTTTGCCAAAAAGTCTTTATGCCCATACTTCTGAGTCCATTGATTTTACTGAACTAAAAGGGAAAAAGCTGGCTGTATTAGGAGGAGGAGCATCTGCTTTTGATAATGCCAATTACGCGCTCCAGAAAGGTGCCGGCGAGGTACATGTATTTGTCCGCAGAAAAGAGCTGCCTCGCATTAATCCAATCCGGCAAATGGAAGTTTCAGGGATGATTGAGCGTTACCCTGCCTTTTCCGACGCAGAGAAATATGCAGGAATGGCACATTTCTTTAAGCTCAACCAGCCGCCTACAAATGACATCTTCGAGCGGGCTAGCAATTGGCCAGGATTTCATCTTCATTTAGGGTCCCCGTGGCTTGAAGTTAAAGAGGAGCAAGGTGCAGCTGTTGTAACTACACCTCAAAGTAAGGCGAAGTTTGATTTCCTTATTATCAGCACTGGCCTGATAACTGATCCAGCGCTTCGCCCTGAGCTTAAATTAGTGGAAAAGCATATTACACGCTGGAAAGATTATTACCAAGCACCTAAAGATATTGCTAACCCGACTATTGATGCCCATCCATATTTAAGTAATGGTTTCTCCTTCATAAGTAAGGATAAAGCTGGAGAAGCGCTCCTTTACGGTTTGTTTGCCTTTAATTATTCGGCGCTTATCAGCTGTGGTTTGTCTGCTTCTGCCCTGTCCGGCATGCGCTACGGAATCCCAAGAATCGTTTCGGCTGTAGCAGATGAGCTGTTTCTTGATGATCGAAAGCAAAAGCTACATGATTTTCTCTCCTATGATGTAGAGGAGTTTGCAGGGGTTTGGCCTAAAAAAGAATCAGCAGCATCTACATTAAATTAA
- a CDS encoding YxcD family protein, translating into MEKLIIPEQDIINAICVYISRKKQVRPDEVEVELMYDDDYGFSAESYVHDRKQVLIAQNIIEALRLWMDEYLNIDPYIGIKLVLDDEQGIIAVTR; encoded by the coding sequence TTGGAGAAACTAATCATTCCAGAGCAGGATATTATAAATGCAATTTGCGTTTATATTTCAAGAAAGAAGCAAGTCCGTCCGGATGAAGTAGAAGTGGAGCTTATGTACGATGATGATTACGGCTTTTCTGCTGAATCCTATGTTCATGACCGAAAGCAAGTGCTGATTGCTCAAAATATCATTGAAGCATTGCGCCTATGGATGGATGAGTATTTAAATATTGATCCTTATATCGGAATTAAATTAGTGCTGGATGACGAGCAAGGAATCATTGCTGTAACGCGATAA
- a CDS encoding DEAD/DEAH box helicase: MSELLEGYYDKSVEKTKKLIIEDIERYLQDKEKMPSYEQYLRERGEFIHQIWLNTWINMTGSEASGREKKEYLEEKGIETEGLTKKVIKQLFRQEIREPKTYKFEEWLDTLYAGKELEWEALYTSVREKYLEWKTTQEIQEKNRKLNRKFAYYIEQELGEHYEELYLYVRYLIGCHLEVEIEGNGIILSSDDIMFEDYLYNELDMPYNQFYFVEDRTAAYEDMIIAYLGDFGPNWLKQHLPKHLLDEYLKYSEKPVPLSYLREIASELFEDIASDFFADLLEERLADLTKLIDIPFDLEIHRDIYIKDKEWRERREREEREEKRKRKEKEKKMLEDIFGMEYSPPTGRDIQYKLHVGETNTGKTFRAIQKMKEAASGLYLAPLRLLALEIYERLNDDGVPCSLITGEEEKLAKEGKHLSCTVEMFREKDFYEVVVIDEAQMIADKDRGFSWYKAITKANAKEVHIICSFHAKTMILDLLGDSDVEVKEYERDTPLKVESSPFKLSDTRKGDALVCFSRRGVLETASQIQKMGRQTSMIYGSMPPETRKKQMHRFIDGETSVIVCTDAIGMGLNLPIKRIVFLENDKFDGTKRRILTSQEVKQIAGRAGRRGLYEVGRVAFASEPRMMKVLLEKKDEDITGFTIAPTSAVLKRFQKYSNSLSLFFYLWENFKNPEGTRKATLADEMLLYDMIKDTLVEARLSLDDLFGFLRLPFSANEPVLRAQWKSKMISIVENNDLPDPIINKSSLEELELSYKSVGLHLLFLYKIGKATEAYYWERVREEISDLIHEQLKSGVKIRRNVCETCGKELPHRFKHKICNECFFIR; this comes from the coding sequence ATGAGTGAACTACTAGAAGGATATTACGACAAATCAGTAGAGAAAACAAAGAAGCTGATTATTGAGGATATAGAGAGATATCTGCAGGATAAAGAGAAAATGCCTTCCTATGAGCAATATTTGCGGGAAAGAGGAGAGTTTATCCACCAAATATGGCTTAACACGTGGATTAACATGACTGGAAGTGAGGCATCCGGCAGAGAAAAGAAAGAGTATTTAGAGGAAAAGGGAATAGAGACGGAGGGCTTAACGAAGAAAGTAATCAAGCAATTATTCAGACAGGAAATAAGAGAACCGAAAACCTATAAGTTTGAAGAATGGCTGGATACGCTGTACGCAGGAAAGGAACTGGAATGGGAAGCCCTTTATACGAGTGTACGGGAAAAATATCTTGAATGGAAAACAACGCAAGAAATACAGGAAAAAAACCGCAAGCTGAACAGGAAATTTGCCTATTATATAGAACAGGAGCTTGGAGAGCATTATGAGGAATTGTATTTATATGTTCGCTACTTGATTGGCTGTCACTTAGAAGTGGAAATAGAAGGGAATGGCATTATTCTGTCTTCAGATGATATTATGTTTGAAGATTATTTATACAATGAACTAGACATGCCATATAACCAGTTTTATTTTGTAGAGGACAGAACAGCGGCTTATGAGGACATGATCATTGCTTATTTAGGTGATTTTGGACCAAATTGGCTGAAACAGCATCTTCCTAAACATCTGCTTGACGAGTATCTTAAGTACTCGGAGAAACCAGTTCCGCTTTCCTATTTACGGGAAATAGCCAGTGAATTATTTGAAGATATTGCTTCAGACTTCTTCGCCGATCTTCTTGAAGAAAGGCTGGCAGATTTAACGAAGCTGATTGATATTCCTTTTGATTTAGAAATCCATAGGGATATTTATATAAAAGATAAGGAGTGGAGAGAGCGGCGCGAACGGGAAGAGCGCGAAGAAAAAAGAAAGCGCAAAGAAAAAGAAAAAAAGATGCTTGAAGATATTTTTGGAATGGAATATAGTCCTCCGACTGGCCGGGATATTCAGTATAAACTCCATGTGGGTGAGACAAATACGGGAAAAACCTTTCGTGCTATCCAAAAAATGAAGGAAGCAGCAAGCGGTCTGTATCTTGCGCCATTACGCTTATTAGCATTGGAAATATATGAAAGGCTGAATGACGATGGCGTCCCTTGTTCGTTAATAACTGGAGAGGAAGAAAAACTTGCGAAGGAAGGAAAGCATCTTTCCTGTACCGTCGAGATGTTTCGTGAAAAGGACTTTTATGAAGTAGTGGTCATTGATGAAGCCCAGATGATTGCTGACAAAGACAGAGGTTTCTCATGGTATAAGGCAATCACAAAAGCAAATGCAAAGGAAGTACATATTATTTGCAGCTTTCATGCAAAAACGATGATTTTGGATTTGCTTGGAGATTCGGATGTGGAAGTGAAGGAATATGAAAGAGATACCCCATTGAAGGTAGAGTCCTCGCCATTTAAGCTGAGCGACACGAGAAAAGGTGATGCACTTGTCTGCTTTTCAAGAAGAGGCGTTTTAGAGACTGCTTCACAAATTCAAAAGATGGGACGGCAGACGAGCATGATATACGGCAGTATGCCGCCAGAAACGAGAAAAAAACAGATGCACCGATTTATTGATGGAGAAACATCTGTTATTGTTTGTACGGATGCGATTGGAATGGGGTTGAACTTACCGATCAAACGGATTGTTTTCCTGGAAAATGATAAATTCGATGGAACTAAACGAAGGATACTCACATCCCAAGAGGTAAAACAAATTGCAGGGAGAGCAGGACGCAGAGGTTTGTATGAAGTGGGCAGAGTAGCATTCGCAAGTGAGCCGAGAATGATGAAGGTGCTGCTTGAGAAAAAGGATGAGGATATCACTGGCTTCACAATTGCGCCGACTTCTGCTGTTTTGAAGAGGTTCCAAAAATATTCTAACAGCTTAAGCTTGTTTTTTTATCTATGGGAGAACTTCAAAAATCCAGAAGGTACAAGAAAAGCAACATTAGCTGATGAAATGCTCTTATATGATATGATTAAGGACACATTGGTTGAGGCGAGGCTGTCCTTAGATGATCTATTCGGGTTTTTGCGTCTTCCATTCTCTGCGAATGAGCCTGTTTTGCGGGCACAGTGGAAAAGCAAAATGATTTCCATAGTGGAAAACAACGATTTGCCTGATCCTATTATAAATAAATCAAGCTTAGAAGAACTTGAACTTTCATACAAATCTGTTGGCCTGCATCTTCTCTTTTTATATAAGATAGGCAAAGCGACAGAAGCCTATTATTGGGAAAGAGTTCGTGAAGAAATAAGTGATTTGATTCATGAACAATTAAAATCTGGCGTTAAAATACGCAGAAATGTATGTGAAACTTGCGGGAAAGAACTGCCGCACCGGTTTAAACATAAAATATGCAATGAGTGCTTTTTCATCAGATAA
- a CDS encoding VOC family protein, giving the protein MNRINLIALGVRKIADSLAFYKSIGFQASVVGSDEEPVIVFFKNQGSKLELYPLELLAKDINEENPPSIVEAGGFPGFTLAYNAKSVEEVDAIFTKLAELGAEIAKMPQATTWGGYSGYFKDLDGYYWEVAYGSDWEFDESDMLVIN; this is encoded by the coding sequence ATGAACAGAATCAATTTAATCGCACTTGGTGTAAGAAAAATTGCAGACTCACTGGCATTCTATAAATCAATAGGCTTTCAAGCATCTGTCGTCGGTTCAGATGAAGAACCAGTCATTGTTTTTTTTAAAAACCAAGGCTCTAAATTAGAGCTGTATCCTCTTGAGCTGCTTGCTAAAGATATTAATGAAGAAAATCCGCCATCAATAGTAGAGGCTGGAGGATTTCCTGGATTTACGCTTGCTTATAATGCAAAATCTGTTGAAGAAGTAGATGCTATTTTCACAAAGCTTGCTGAGCTTGGTGCCGAAATAGCAAAAATGCCACAAGCAACAACTTGGGGAGGCTACAGCGGGTATTTCAAGGACTTGGACGGTTATTATTGGGAAGTTGCATATGGGTCAGACTGGGAGTTTGATGAATCGGATATGCTTGTCATTAACTAA